One Elusimicrobiota bacterium genomic region harbors:
- a CDS encoding phosphatidylserine/phosphatidylglycerophosphate/cardiolipin synthase family protein translates to MDKIFRALLLSLILVPSVCSAQIPLLENLNLRSLQNAQPEAVIVPPAAPLAVYTPGPERGGYDWSGLPAYIFTEDERISPALAAAIDRAKATLDVALYNLQLNDTIQAMLRARSRGVKVRVIFDYDHVYPKAGPEIQAVIDSGLETRVMKGRGGSGSMHCKYAVFDGTFLQTGSANWSLSAESASFENMMFVADGAIVRGYAADFEWMWQQARPAGNPAAPAVKPGPLPADPAPSVRFNGVVLPNYIFSPRGGTEAAIAKAVDAARQEVDVAMFSFTSRPIMDALKRAAGRGVAVKLMLYDKSAFPFREETKSNNISLRLKTGRVENGLMHNKFTVIDSALLINGSFNWSDTAENLNTENTIFTIRPEYAGPYKAEFDKLYTQAVTTK, encoded by the coding sequence GTGGATAAAATTTTCCGCGCTTTGCTGCTGTCCCTGATTTTGGTTCCTTCGGTTTGTTCGGCACAAATCCCGCTTCTTGAAAACCTGAACCTGCGTTCACTGCAAAACGCGCAGCCGGAAGCCGTTATCGTTCCGCCGGCGGCCCCGCTTGCGGTTTACACGCCCGGCCCGGAGCGCGGCGGTTATGACTGGTCCGGCCTGCCGGCTTATATTTTTACGGAAGATGAGCGCATAAGCCCGGCGCTTGCGGCCGCCATAGACAGGGCTAAAGCTACGCTGGATGTGGCGCTCTACAACCTTCAACTGAACGACACGATACAGGCCATGCTCCGCGCCCGCTCGCGCGGCGTTAAAGTGCGCGTGATTTTTGACTATGACCATGTTTACCCCAAAGCCGGGCCGGAAATACAGGCCGTTATAGATTCAGGCCTTGAAACCCGCGTAATGAAGGGCCGCGGCGGTTCCGGTTCCATGCACTGCAAGTACGCGGTTTTTGACGGCACCTTCCTTCAGACCGGCTCCGCCAACTGGAGCCTTTCGGCTGAGAGCGCCAGTTTTGAAAACATGATGTTCGTGGCCGACGGCGCCATAGTGCGCGGTTATGCCGCTGATTTTGAATGGATGTGGCAGCAGGCCAGGCCTGCCGGCAATCCCGCCGCGCCAGCGGTCAAGCCCGGTCCTTTGCCAGCCGATCCGGCCCCCTCGGTGCGTTTCAACGGCGTCGTGCTGCCGAATTATATTTTTTCCCCCAGGGGAGGCACCGAGGCGGCCATAGCCAAAGCCGTGGACGCGGCGAGACAGGAAGTGGATGTGGCCATGTTCTCTTTCACCTCGCGCCCTATAATGGACGCGCTTAAACGCGCAGCCGGGCGCGGCGTTGCGGTGAAGCTGATGCTTTACGATAAATCCGCTTTCCCGTTCCGCGAGGAAACGAAGAGCAACAATATAAGCCTCCGCCTGAAAACAGGCCGCGTAGAGAACGGTCTTATGCACAATAAGTTCACCGTTATAGACAGCGCCCTGCTGATAAACGGCTCTTTCAACTGGTCTGACACGGCGGAAAACTTAAACACCGAAAACACCATATTCACCATCCGTCCGGAATACGCGGGCCCCTATAAGGCGGAATTTGACAAGCTCTATACGCAGGCCGTCACAACGAAGTAG
- a CDS encoding TPM domain-containing protein: protein MNYFSRRAGFFLPVLIAVFLTCPVIAGPSAPRGGESPAVQSPGAYVNDFAGVLDAETVGKLNGVLAELDAKAKAQVAVLTVKSLGGADLETYATETFKKWGIGNRQTNRGVLLLVAVEDHKSRVEVGYGLEGILPDGLTGAIQDKYIIPYFRNGDYAGGIYQGALAIASVIAKDSGTGLTAAPVESEPQNAVPLGAGQIIFCFILIVLFIIFAIRHPFLAFFLLNSMNSRGSGGFGGGGFGGFGGGMSGGGGSSRSW from the coding sequence ATGAATTATTTTTCCCGCCGCGCCGGATTTTTCCTCCCAGTTCTTATTGCGGTTTTCCTTACATGCCCGGTTATAGCCGGTCCTTCCGCGCCGCGCGGCGGAGAGAGCCCCGCCGTCCAGTCTCCTGGAGCCTATGTCAACGATTTCGCCGGAGTGCTGGATGCGGAAACAGTAGGGAAATTAAACGGCGTTTTGGCCGAGCTGGACGCCAAAGCCAAAGCCCAGGTGGCGGTACTGACGGTCAAAAGTCTGGGCGGCGCGGACCTTGAAACCTACGCCACGGAGACTTTTAAAAAATGGGGCATAGGGAACAGACAGACCAACCGCGGCGTCCTGCTGCTTGTGGCGGTGGAAGACCATAAATCCCGCGTAGAAGTCGGTTACGGGCTTGAAGGGATACTTCCCGACGGGCTGACGGGCGCGATCCAGGACAAATACATAATTCCTTATTTCAGGAACGGCGACTATGCCGGAGGGATCTATCAGGGCGCTCTGGCCATAGCCTCTGTTATCGCCAAAGACAGCGGCACAGGGCTAACGGCTGCGCCTGTCGAAAGCGAGCCGCAAAACGCGGTCCCGCTTGGCGCGGGTCAGATAATATTTTGTTTTATCCTGATAGTCCTTTTCATAATCTTTGCGATCCGTCATCCCTTTCTTGCATTTTTTCTTTTGAACAGCATGAACTCAAGAGGTTCAGGCGGATTCGGCGGGGGCGGCTTCGGCGGGTTCGGCGGGGGGATGTCGGGCGGCGGCGGCAGTTCAAGAAGCTGGTAG
- a CDS encoding outer membrane beta-barrel protein, giving the protein MGLGYVMPMSDAKDIVKGGLGFGLEYEGYKINDTFMVGAGFFSTSGKGKSDATFGGYTVDFSAVSFTTWGLTPYIKAGKEVELGGKKTNIYGLFGLGFYNSSSNVVGATSSTNIGFNIGGGIMYPLADKMQLGFDLKYHTVSDSGTTWAYLAPAVRFTYSF; this is encoded by the coding sequence GTGGGATTAGGTTATGTGATGCCGATGAGCGATGCTAAGGATATCGTGAAAGGCGGCTTGGGTTTTGGCCTTGAGTACGAGGGTTACAAAATTAACGATACGTTCATGGTCGGCGCCGGTTTTTTCTCCACCAGCGGTAAGGGAAAAAGCGATGCGACTTTCGGCGGGTATACTGTGGATTTCTCCGCGGTCAGTTTCACAACGTGGGGCCTGACGCCGTATATAAAAGCCGGGAAAGAAGTAGAACTCGGCGGCAAGAAAACTAATATCTACGGCCTGTTCGGACTGGGCTTCTACAACTCAAGCAGCAATGTTGTGGGCGCCACAAGCTCGACCAACATAGGCTTCAATATCGGCGGCGGAATTATGTATCCGCTCGCGGATAAAATGCAGCTTGGTTTTGACCTGAAGTATCATACCGTCTCTGACTCAGGTACCACGTGGGCATACCTGGCTCCGGCCGTAAGGTTCACCTACAGCTTCTAA
- a CDS encoding diacylglycerol kinase family lipid kinase: MPSTLFILNSAAGHGRAASVWDSFREEALRALPDAACIRTEGPGHAGDLAQKAVESGSKRLIAIGGDGTFSEMLNGVMRVPLEQRRTVALAALPAGSGCDLARHLSYPADHQGLLELIVRGAGRGMDVGKISYSGLDGSGRERHFINIAAFGLAGEVAHLIHRMGKKLGGTLSYALASARALLTARAKTLRLTADGLDISGRYHLGVIANTSSMGGGMLVAPQAVDDDGVMELVLVSDMSRLRLWMNFPGLYRGTHLNEQGISLRGIKTLKAESDETVYLNIDGEADGMLPASFEILPKAVTVLVPSKTGLPGF; the protein is encoded by the coding sequence ATGCCTTCTACTTTATTTATCTTAAATTCCGCGGCGGGGCATGGGCGGGCGGCCAGCGTTTGGGATTCTTTTCGCGAAGAGGCCTTGCGCGCCCTGCCGGATGCCGCCTGCATACGCACGGAAGGGCCCGGCCATGCCGGAGACCTTGCCCAAAAAGCCGTTGAGAGCGGTTCTAAGCGCCTGATAGCGATAGGCGGAGACGGAACTTTCAGTGAAATGCTGAACGGGGTTATGCGGGTTCCGCTTGAGCAGCGGCGCACGGTCGCGCTTGCGGCGCTTCCCGCCGGCTCCGGCTGCGATCTGGCCCGCCACCTTTCTTATCCAGCCGATCATCAGGGGCTTCTGGAACTTATTGTCCGCGGGGCCGGACGCGGCATGGATGTGGGTAAAATAAGCTACAGCGGACTGGACGGCTCCGGGCGGGAGAGGCACTTTATCAACATAGCGGCCTTCGGCCTTGCCGGTGAAGTGGCGCATCTCATACACCGGATGGGGAAAAAACTGGGCGGAACCCTTTCTTATGCTTTGGCCTCGGCCAGGGCGCTGCTGACGGCGAGAGCAAAAACGCTGCGGCTTACGGCGGACGGGCTGGATATTTCCGGCCGCTATCATCTTGGGGTGATAGCCAACACCTCCTCCATGGGCGGCGGTATGCTTGTGGCCCCGCAGGCCGTGGACGATGACGGCGTAATGGAGCTGGTCTTGGTCTCCGACATGAGCCGCCTGCGGCTGTGGATGAACTTCCCTGGGCTATACCGGGGAACGCACTTAAATGAGCAGGGGATCAGTTTACGCGGGATTAAAACCCTTAAGGCGGAGTCTGATGAGACTGTTTATTTAAACATAGACGGCGAGGCGGACGGGATGCTGCCCGCTTCATTTGAAATACTGCCGAAAGCGGTGACGGTTCTTGTTCCCTCAAAAACAGGATTGCCCGGGTTTTGA
- a CDS encoding hemolysin III family protein, with amino-acid sequence MYKGEVFNSISHLVGAAAALAGLVVLVASAAMRGDMWRIVSFSVYGITLLLLYLFSTLYHSSSGKAKNVFRVFDHQAIYLLIAGTYTPFMLVPLRGALGWSMFGVIWGLALFGIVLDSFRQKGRRILQLITYLVMGWLIMTAMGPLLRALPGWGFFWLAAGGVFYTSGVVFYVLDEKVRYFHAIWHLFVLAGSLCHYFAVLFYI; translated from the coding sequence ATGTATAAAGGCGAAGTTTTTAACAGTATCAGTCACCTTGTCGGCGCGGCGGCCGCGCTGGCCGGTCTTGTGGTGCTTGTGGCGTCGGCCGCTATGCGGGGCGACATGTGGAGGATCGTGAGCTTCAGCGTGTACGGGATAACACTGCTGCTGTTATATCTGTTCTCAACGCTTTACCACAGTTCAAGCGGGAAGGCGAAAAATGTTTTCCGCGTGTTCGACCACCAGGCAATTTACCTTTTGATAGCCGGCACATATACGCCGTTCATGCTGGTTCCGCTTCGCGGCGCGCTGGGCTGGTCCATGTTCGGCGTGATCTGGGGGTTGGCTCTGTTCGGTATAGTGCTGGATTCGTTCCGGCAAAAGGGCCGCCGGATCCTTCAATTGATCACTTATCTGGTTATGGGGTGGCTTATAATGACGGCAATGGGGCCCCTGCTGAGGGCTTTGCCCGGCTGGGGGTTCTTCTGGCTGGCGGCGGGAGGAGTATTCTATACTTCCGGCGTAGTTTTTTATGTACTGGATGAGAAGGTCAGGTATTTCCACGCTATCTGGCATCTGTTCGTGCTGGCGGGAAGTCTGTGCCATTATTTTGCCGTGCTTTTTTACATCTAA